The region CATAGAGCTTGGGCGTGGCGGGCTTCGGGTCGCGGGCGGCGGTGAAGTGCAGGCCTTCGGTGGTGGGGGGCAGGATGCGGTCAAAATGGGCGCGGATCTGGGCCTCGGTGCGGGCCTGTTTCCACACACGGAATTCGCTGAGCGCGCCGTGGGTGCCCTGGTTGGGGCCGCTCCAGCCGATGCGGCAGTCTTTGAAGGGGGCGATGGATTTCTTGCTACTGGTGGCTTCCAGCTCGCCGTTTTGATAAAGCTTGAAGGTGCCTCCAGCATCACGGGTGATGGCCACGTGGGTCCAGAGATCGGGCGTCATAGGCTTTTGTGCGACCGCGACATCGCCGATGCCATCCCCGAGCCAGACGCGAAATTTGGAGCCGAAGAAGTTGAGGTCAATCTGTTTCGGCGAGCCGAGGATGCTGTCCTGATTTCCGATACCTTCGGTTAGGCGGACCCAGGTCTCGACGGTGAAGGGACCTTCAAGAGTGAGCTTGGAATCCACCCAGGCGCTGTCTTGGCCATCGAGCAAAAGCACTTCGCCAAACACGCCGCCGAGTTGCTGCTGTAGCTGGGCCAGGGCGGGATCTTCGCCCAGGACGGTGGCGAGACGTTCGAGCACAGGGCCGTCGAGATCGGCCTGGGGGATGGTTTTGTCGAGAATGGCGGCGAGCAGGCTTTTGGCTCCGCCTTCGGCCTGGCCGGAGAGGGCATTGAGCGTGCGCTTACGCTGGGCGGGGGTGAGCTTGGGGTAGAGCTTGAAGAGGCGTTCGCAGGCGCTGTGAACGGAGTTGGTGCTGGCGGCGATGAGGGCATCCAGCGCGGCATCGCGGAGGGTGGAGTCGGGATCGGATTCGGCGAGGACGTAGAAGAGCTGGGTTTCGGGCGAACGGATGGCGGCCAAGGCGGCGAGGCGGAGGGCGAGTTCGCCACTTTCATCCTGGGGGACGGGCTGGCCTGCAAAGACCAGCTGCTGCCGCTGGTAGAGGGGCTCGATGACGTGTTCCTCGGCGGGAATTTGAAAGCCGCTGCACAGCACGAGGGCCTGTTTGCGGGTGGGCAAGTCGTCACTCTTCAGCATGCTGAGGGCGGTCTCTTGGAGGATGGGGGCGACGCGGGGGGCATCCAGCAAGGTGCGTTTGGCCAGGAGTTTTTCCGCGACGACGGCCCCCGATGCGGGCAGGGAGAGCAGGGCTTTCAGGGCTGCGCCCACGCCGGGTTCTTCGGGGAACTGGGCGAGGCGGAGGAGCTCTTCGTCATTCGGGGCGCGGTCGAGCTGGGGCAGGAGTTTGGCGACGCGGGTGGCGCTGGTTTTCGGATCCAGGGCCAGGGCGGCGAGGACGCGGGCCTCGACGGGGAGTGCGGCGGCGGTTTCGGAATCGAGGAACTTGGCGACGGCCTCCGGATGCCGCTCTAGGAACATGCGAACTAGGAAGCGTTCGAACTCGCGGTCATAAGCTTCGCGAACGGGGATTTGTTTGGCACCGCGTGAGGACTGGATGGTGGGGCCGCTGGGGAGGGAGGGCTTGGCGAAGGAGAGGAGCTTGGCGATGTTTTCATTCGTCAGATTGTTTGCCAAGGAGCGGACTTCTTTGGTGAGAGGAGGCGAAGAGTACTCTTGGCTCGACCAATGATCTTTTGGTAGCATGCCGCGGTCCACCAATGTCTGCCAGGCGAGGTGGGCTTTGGCGGTGGGTTTGGTGGCGAGGAGGGCGATGAGGTCTTCGTTGCTGAGCTGGGTGAAATCGGGGATGGGGGGGAGGGGAGCGTGGGCACTTTTGCCCATTTCTTTGGAGGTGGAGTCGGGAGTCGGCTGGTCAGGCGAGGGCCTGGAGATAGGCGGCTGCGCCGCTTCGGTTTTAGATGCGGACAGGAGTGTCCGCGCTCCTCTCGGGACGATGCGCCAGATGCGGCCTCGGGTTTTGTCGCGGTCGGGGTGGGCGCGGGGGACTTCGTTGTGGGAGATGATTTTGTTATACCAGTCCACGATGTAGATGCAGCCGTCGGGGCCGTTGGTGAGGGCCACGGGGCGGAAGAAGGGATCGTCGCAGGTGATGAGGTCGGGCTTTTGTTCGAGCTTCCAGTAGGCGCCGTCGCGGTGCATGGCGAGGGTTTGGACCTTGGATGTGATGGGGTTGGCGACAGCTATGGTATGGGCGGCCTGGGCATCGACGAGGGGGCCGTTTTCAATGAGGGCGAGGCCGCTGAGGCCGGTACCGCCCATGCGGAAATCCGCCTGTGGTGGGAAATCGGGCTGGTAGCTTTTTTTCAGGGCCTCCATGCCGCCGGGGTAGTAGGCGTATTCATGGAAGGGCATGACGGGGTAGCCGTAGTCGTTGGCCTCCTGGATGAAGGTCTCGCCCTCGCCGGTGATGACGAGTCCCCAAATGTTGTTAGGCCCGACGCTGGTGACTTCAAAGTCGCTGCCATCGGGCCGCATGCGGGCCATGCCGCACTTGGGGTAATCCACGAGGGCTTTGCTGCCAGGCTTGTGGACCTGGCTGTTGTTAAAGAGGCCCTGGGCCATCCAGATCCAGCCGCCGGGGGCGCGGGTGAACTGATGGGGGAAGAGGTGGCTGTCCTGCACGCCGAAGCCGGTGAGGAGGACTTCGTGGGTATCGGCCCGGCTGTCGCCATCGGTATCCTTGAAGAGCTTCAGGTCATGGCCATGCTGGATGTAGCAGGTGTCGCCATTGCCCCAGGGCAGGATGCCCAGGGGGATGGCGAGGCCCTGGGCATAGACCACAGGATTGGTTAGGCCGCCGGGAGGCAGCGGGGCATTGAGGGCCTCGCGGGAATAGATGAGGACTTTGTCCTTGCCGGGGCTGTTGTAGATGGCCTCGGCTGCGGCGGGGTTTTCATTGGCATCCACCGGATATTCAAAGGCGGTCTGCGTCCACAAACGGCCGCGCTGATCAAAATACACGCTGACGAATTTGCCGATGCCGTCGCTTTCCTGGACGACGAGTTCGATGTCGTAACCTTCGGGCAGGTGGAAGAGCTTTTGCTGCTCGGCTGCGGTTTTGGCGGTGCCTTGAACGTTGTTGTAACTGGTGTCGCGTTTGCCTTTGGCGGGTGGGGCGAGGAGTTTGCGTGCGGCCTCGACGCCGCCGAGGGACTGCCAGGTGGGCGCACCGGGGGTGGCGGGGAGTTCCTCAATCGTGATGTCCTTTACCTGCACGATGCAGGCACCGCCGCTGTGGACCTGGGGGCCGAGTTGGCCATCGAGCGCGACGTTTTTGTCGGCCTCGGTGTAGTCAATCGCGGCGACGCCATTGATCCAGACCTGGATGCGTGGGCCTTCTGCGCGGATGCGGTATTCGTTCCAGCCATAGACGTCCACGGCCTTGTCCAACGCGGCGGCGTCGAGAGGTTCGGCGATGACTTTGTTGCGGCGGAATTCGTCATAAATTTTGCCGAACCAGCCCTTGCCGCAGTCCACCTGGTAACCGCTCATGTGATGGCCGCTGGGCACACGCAAGCTGCGGATTTGAATGCCGCTGTTCAGCATGCCAGTGGTGGGATCGCCGCTGACTTTGATCTTCAGTTTGAGATCGAAGTTCTGGTAGCTCTTGTGAGTGCAGATGAAGTAGTTCTGCGTGACTTTTTCGGTGAGGGAACCGCCGGTCATGAGGCCGCCCTCAATGCGCCAGACGGCGGGGTCGAAGTCCCAGCCAGTGAGGGATTTGCCATCGAAGAGGGAGACGGGCTGGGCCCAGAGGGGCAGGGCTGTGGTGAGCAGCAGGCAGAGGAGGGCAAAGCGGCGCATGGTGGTGGAGACGATATAACGCGGGCATTCCACCAGATTCCTGCGAGGGCGTCCACAAGGAGGTGACCGAAATGCACAGGGTGGGTGGGTGCGAGGGGAGAGAGCGGGCGGAGGCGTGAGATGACGGGACTTGGCAAGTCCCGCTCCTTGGGGAGCTGGGGTAAGCTCGGGGGTGGGTGAGCTTTCGGTCTGGCCATCCGGCGTACGGTACGCAGGCGGCTACCTCTTTTTGCCAAAGCCTGTCGAGTGAGGCATCCGGAGGGCGGGGGAGGGCCGAAAAAATGGGTGACGGGTGGGTCGAAATTCAGGGGGATTTTGGCCGGAGGTGAGGTAGGGGTGAGGTTATTGAATTATGATTGCGCGTTCGTGGGAGCTTTTTCAAAATCAGGTGCGCCAGTGGCGCAAGGAGCCACTGATCCCGGCGGCGTTGCTGATCATTGCCTGCGGGCTGCTGGGCTTTATCGAGATCGCGGAGGAGGTGCAGCAAAAGGAATCGCACAGCTATGATGAGAAGATCCTGCTGGCGATGCGGGAGGCGGGGAATCCGGCGGATCCACTGGGCCCGCCGTGGATGGAGGAGATGGGGCGGGACCTGACGGCGCTGGGGGGATTCACGATCCTGACCGGGCTGACGGTGGTCTCCATGGGGCTGATGCTGCTGTATGGCCGGGTGCGGCTGTCGCTGCTGACGCTGGTGGCCATCACGGGTGGGATGCAGGCCTCGGCGTGGTTGAAAAGTTTGTTTGGCCGTCCGCGCCCGGACCTGGTGCCGCATGGGGTGCTGGTGACGAGCGCCAGCTTTCCCAGCGGCCATGCGATGATGGCGGCGGTGGTCTATCTGACGCTGGGCGTGATGCTGGCGCGCACGCAGCCCAGCCGGAAGGTGCGGCTGTACATTGTGTCGCTATCGGTGATCATTGCGCTGCTGGTGGGTTGCAGTCGGGTGTATCTGGGCGTGCACTGGCCCACGGATGTGCTGGCGGGCTGGACGCTGGGCGGGGCCTGGGCGGTGACGTTTGGCCTCATCGCGCTGAAGGTGGACCCTCGCCGTCCTGGCGATGAGGGCCGTGGTGATGAGGAGGCGAAGACGCTGGAAGAGAGTGAGTGATCTATTAGATCAAGCCCGGGCGCGGTAGTCGGAGGGGAGGCAGCCGGCCCAGCGACGGAAGGCGCGGGAGAAGGCGATGGGGCTGCGGTAGCCGATCTGCTGGGCGATGACCTCTTGCTTATCCTCGGTGTTGCTGAGCATCTCTTGGGCGGCCTGGATGCGCAGCGAGGTGAGGTGGGCCATGGGGCTGCGGCCCAGTTCTTTCCAGCAAAGGCGGCGGAAGTGCTCCTCGCTGACGTGGGCGGCGTGGGCCAGGGAGGCGAGCGTCCAATCCTCGGCCAGGCGGGTTTCCACCTCCTGCCAGAGGCGGCGCAGGCGTTCATCGCGACGCCAGGGTTCGGCGAGGCGGCGGGTGTGGTGCTGGAGGAGTTCGGTCCAGTGATGCAGGGCCTTCACATCGCGGGTGCTTTCCCACTCGCCACGCAGGCCGGCCCAGATGCGGTGGAGCTGGGCGGCATCCACCTTGACCTTTACAGGGGAGGCGGCGCTAACCAGAGGTGTGACAAAGGGGGGCTCGTCATAACGCACCCAGAGGAAGTGCCAGGGCTCGCCCGGGAGGGCGTGAAAGGCATTGGGCACGCGCGGCGGGGCCATGCAGGCGGTGCCGGGGCTGACACGGTGCCAGCGGCCATCCAGGAGGACACGACCGCTGCCGCTGAGGCAGACCATGAGGAAGCTGCCGCTGGGGGAAAGACGTACGCGCTCATAGGGCGGCACGGCTTCATCCATGCCCAGCCGGGCGATGCGGTGGGTGGCGAGGGCGCGGCAATCGGCGGCCTCCAGTACCCAGCGGGCGGTCTTGGGGCCGTCGCGAGTGGTTTCGATGAGAGCTGGGGGCGAGGCTGGCACGGGGGGTGAGATCGGGCGGGGCGGATTGGTAGAAGGGAGGCTTTTTTACAGGATTAACAGGAAGTGTGGCAAGGTGGCGGGCGGCAAAGATGGGGAGGCTTTTTTAGACAGGATTGCAGTCCCGCAGTTGCGGAAAGGATTGACAGAAAGGGGATGGATTGGGGGGACGAGATGGAGGTGGGGGCGGAGTGGTGGAAGGGGGGCTTTTTTACAGGATTAACAAGATGGCAGGATTAACAGGATTTTTTGAGGGTTTTACAAGTGTAGGGGCTCTGTTGATGTTTAGGCTTGCGGGAATCTGGAGAGTGGGCGGAACGTCGTTGAGTCGCCTAAAGGCTAGACAACAGTAGACTTGGCGTGCTGGGCGGGTGAGCTTCTCGAAAGCGCCAGGGGGCTGGCGCAGTCCAGGATGCTTCGTGGTTGCGGTGTGGGCGGTTTAGTCGAGGATGAAGATCGTGGCACCGCGTGCGCCGTGGGCACCGATGACGAGGCATTGTTCGATGTCGGCGGTCTTGGAGGGACCGGCGAGGAAGAGGCCGAAGCCGCTGCCGATGGTGTCGATGCGCTCGTAGGCGTGGTGCAGGGTGGGGACGAGATCGGCGGCGCGGAGGATGATGAAGAGATGCTCGGCAATGAAGGGGAGGACGCGGTGGGGGCCGAGCTCGGTTTCATCCAGCCAGACGGCGCCGTTTTCGCAGACGCCGAAACGAGCGTGGAGGATGGCGGTGTGGATGCCATCGAGCGCGTGGGGATCGGTAACGGTGGTGAGATCCACAGTGCCGGGGAGCTGCGGGACGTGGGAGGCGAGGGCGGCTGTGGCGGGGACGTTTTCGCGCAGCCAAGTGGCGGCCTCGGTGAAGCTGCGGCCCCGGATGACGCGTGCGCCGATGAGGTCCAGCGTGGCGATGAAGTCCGGCAGGGAGGCTTCATTGGGCAGTGCACGCAGGGCGTCCACGGGGGCCTCGGGCAGGGGCGTGGGGCTGCCCTGGGCCTGACGGACGGCGGCGAGGATGGTGGCGCGGCTCATGGGGGTGAGGGGTTGATGGTTGAGGGGTTGATGGTTGATGGAGTGAGATTCTTGACGCTTTGACCTTTGACCTTTGACCTCGCACTGAGCACTGAGCACTGAGCACTGAGCACTTTCCATTCATGCTCTATTTTTTATTAGACTGTTGGTTATGCCATTGGCGGAAGGTCTGGGCGGGGGCGGGGGGGAGGTCGCGGGATTGGGTCCAGGGATCAAGGCGGAGTAGATTCAGCAGCGGGGTGGTGCGGCGCATGAACCAGCCGCCGAGGCGGAAGAGGGCAGGGCGGCGGACGACGAAGGCGGTGGTGTGCATGGCGGCTTTTTTCCACCAGGGGGCATGGCCTGCGGCGGTGATGTCCTGCCGCCATTTCAGTAGCTGGGTGTGGATGTCAATCTTCACGGGGCACACGGCGGTGCAGGAGCCGCAGAGGGTGGAGGCGAAGGGCATGCTGGCGTGGGCGGCTTTGTCCACATTCGGCGCGAGGATGCTGCCGATGGGGCCGGAGATGAAGTAGCTGTAGCTGTAGCCGCCGCTGCGGCGGTAAACGGGGCAGGTATTAAAACAGGCGGCGCAGCGGATGCAGGCGAGTGATTTGCGGTAGTCGCTGCGGGCGAGCTGGCGGCTGCGGCCATTGTCCACAATGACGATGTGCATCTCCTGGCCGGGGCGCGGCTTTAAAAAATGGGAGCTGAAGACGGTGCTGGGCTGGCCGGTGGCGCTGCGGGCGAGCAGGCGCAGGAAGACGCCGAGGTGGGCCTGCCGGGGGATGATCTTTTCAATCCCCATGCTGGCGATGTGGACAGGGGCGAGGTGGGCGCCCATGTCGGCATTGCCCTCATTGGTGCAGACGACGAAGCCGCCAGTCTCGGCTACGGCGAAATTCACCCCGGTGAGGGCGGCATCGGCGGTGAGAAAATGACTGCGCAGATGCTGGCGTGCGGCCTCGGTGAGCTGCTGCGGATCATCCAGCCCGGAGGGGGTGCCGAGGTGCTCGTGAAAGACCTCGCCCACTTCGGCCCGCTTCAGGTGGATGGCGGGCATGACGATGTGGCTGGGCGGCATCTTCTGGAACTGGACGATGCGCTCGCCGAGGTCGGTATCAATGACTTCGATGCCATGCTTTTCCAGGTGGGGATTGAGGTGGCATTCCTCGGTGAGCATGGACTTACTCTTCACCAGCTTGCGCGCGCCGTGCTTTTTCAGGATGCTGTGGACGGTGCGGTTGTGCTCGTCGCCATCGGCAGCCCAGTGGACGTGGATGCCGTTCGCTGCGGCGGTGTCGGCGAACTGCTCCAAGTAGTCGGCCAGTTTGGATAGGGTATGCTCCTTGATCTGGGAGGCGGCCTCGCGGAGTTGCTCCCACTCGGGCACGCGGGCGGCCATGCGGTCGCGTTTGGCACGGACCATCCAGAGCGTTTGGTCATGCCAAGCGGCGCGAGCGGGATCCCGCTGGAACTCGTGAGCGGCGGCGGAGTGAGTCATGGGGAAGGGGGAAGTTTGCGCTGCGCGCGTTGGCGGTGGTTGAGCGGTTGTTTGCAGGGGTTATCCTGGTGGGTGTCGATGGTAGCAGTGGGTTTTATAAACCATCGCAAACTAGGGCAAACCATGGCCATCCATAGCCAACTCTTCTGTCCCAGCGAGGATCTCGGCGATGTGCCGCACCTTCATCTGCGGGGCCTGGCGGGAGAGGAGGCCGCCGAGGTGCATGAGGCAGGACATATCGGCACTGGTGATGAACTCGGCCCCGTGGCGGATGTGAT is a window of Prosthecobacter dejongeii DNA encoding:
- a CDS encoding DUF7133 domain-containing protein, which produces MRRFALLCLLLTTALPLWAQPVSLFDGKSLTGWDFDPAVWRIEGGLMTGGSLTEKVTQNYFICTHKSYQNFDLKLKIKVSGDPTTGMLNSGIQIRSLRVPSGHHMSGYQVDCGKGWFGKIYDEFRRNKVIAEPLDAAALDKAVDVYGWNEYRIRAEGPRIQVWINGVAAIDYTEADKNVALDGQLGPQVHSGGACIVQVKDITIEELPATPGAPTWQSLGGVEAARKLLAPPAKGKRDTSYNNVQGTAKTAAEQQKLFHLPEGYDIELVVQESDGIGKFVSVYFDQRGRLWTQTAFEYPVDANENPAAAEAIYNSPGKDKVLIYSREALNAPLPPGGLTNPVVYAQGLAIPLGILPWGNGDTCYIQHGHDLKLFKDTDGDSRADTHEVLLTGFGVQDSHLFPHQFTRAPGGWIWMAQGLFNNSQVHKPGSKALVDYPKCGMARMRPDGSDFEVTSVGPNNIWGLVITGEGETFIQEANDYGYPVMPFHEYAYYPGGMEALKKSYQPDFPPQADFRMGGTGLSGLALIENGPLVDAQAAHTIAVANPITSKVQTLAMHRDGAYWKLEQKPDLITCDDPFFRPVALTNGPDGCIYIVDWYNKIISHNEVPRAHPDRDKTRGRIWRIVPRGARTLLSASKTEAAQPPISRPSPDQPTPDSTSKEMGKSAHAPLPPIPDFTQLSNEDLIALLATKPTAKAHLAWQTLVDRGMLPKDHWSSQEYSSPPLTKEVRSLANNLTNENIAKLLSFAKPSLPSGPTIQSSRGAKQIPVREAYDREFERFLVRMFLERHPEAVAKFLDSETAAALPVEARVLAALALDPKTSATRVAKLLPQLDRAPNDEELLRLAQFPEEPGVGAALKALLSLPASGAVVAEKLLAKRTLLDAPRVAPILQETALSMLKSDDLPTRKQALVLCSGFQIPAEEHVIEPLYQRQQLVFAGQPVPQDESGELALRLAALAAIRSPETQLFYVLAESDPDSTLRDAALDALIAASTNSVHSACERLFKLYPKLTPAQRKRTLNALSGQAEGGAKSLLAAILDKTIPQADLDGPVLERLATVLGEDPALAQLQQQLGGVFGEVLLLDGQDSAWVDSKLTLEGPFTVETWVRLTEGIGNQDSILGSPKQIDLNFFGSKFRVWLGDGIGDVAVAQKPMTPDLWTHVAITRDAGGTFKLYQNGELEATSSKKSIAPFKDCRIGWSGPNQGTHGALSEFRVWKQARTEAQIRAHFDRILPPTTEGLHFTAARDPKPATPKLYGQGARIAKTLDTPPLLTEAQAQKLDAQFTRYTALATQGKAPQGQPLAALCLACHQIGSTGGQIGPNLSGAGAMGLEAVLRNILTPNAAMEPGYRIFRLEMMNGDLLDAFYVSEDAQAYVVRQPGLPDRRVPKKDVRTTRYIRRSLMPEGLLDALTDQQAADLLAYLMTLKG
- a CDS encoding phosphatase PAP2 family protein; translation: MIARSWELFQNQVRQWRKEPLIPAALLIIACGLLGFIEIAEEVQQKESHSYDEKILLAMREAGNPADPLGPPWMEEMGRDLTALGGFTILTGLTVVSMGLMLLYGRVRLSLLTLVAITGGMQASAWLKSLFGRPRPDLVPHGVLVTSASFPSGHAMMAAVVYLTLGVMLARTQPSRKVRLYIVSLSVIIALLVGCSRVYLGVHWPTDVLAGWTLGGAWAVTFGLIALKVDPRRPGDEGRGDEEAKTLEESE
- a CDS encoding AraC family transcriptional regulator, with amino-acid sequence MPASPPALIETTRDGPKTARWVLEAADCRALATHRIARLGMDEAVPPYERVRLSPSGSFLMVCLSGSGRVLLDGRWHRVSPGTACMAPPRVPNAFHALPGEPWHFLWVRYDEPPFVTPLVSAASPVKVKVDAAQLHRIWAGLRGEWESTRDVKALHHWTELLQHHTRRLAEPWRRDERLRRLWQEVETRLAEDWTLASLAHAAHVSEEHFRRLCWKELGRSPMAHLTSLRIQAAQEMLSNTEDKQEVIAQQIGYRSPIAFSRAFRRWAGCLPSDYRARA
- a CDS encoding LutC/YkgG family protein, whose translation is MSRATILAAVRQAQGSPTPLPEAPVDALRALPNEASLPDFIATLDLIGARVIRGRSFTEAATWLRENVPATAALASHVPQLPGTVDLTTVTDPHALDGIHTAILHARFGVCENGAVWLDETELGPHRVLPFIAEHLFIILRAADLVPTLHHAYERIDTIGSGFGLFLAGPSKTADIEQCLVIGAHGARGATIFILD
- a CDS encoding lactate utilization protein B, whose amino-acid sequence is MTHSAAAHEFQRDPARAAWHDQTLWMVRAKRDRMAARVPEWEQLREAASQIKEHTLSKLADYLEQFADTAAANGIHVHWAADGDEHNRTVHSILKKHGARKLVKSKSMLTEECHLNPHLEKHGIEVIDTDLGERIVQFQKMPPSHIVMPAIHLKRAEVGEVFHEHLGTPSGLDDPQQLTEAARQHLRSHFLTADAALTGVNFAVAETGGFVVCTNEGNADMGAHLAPVHIASMGIEKIIPRQAHLGVFLRLLARSATGQPSTVFSSHFLKPRPGQEMHIVIVDNGRSRQLARSDYRKSLACIRCAACFNTCPVYRRSGGYSYSYFISGPIGSILAPNVDKAAHASMPFASTLCGSCTAVCPVKIDIHTQLLKWRQDITAAGHAPWWKKAAMHTTAFVVRRPALFRLGGWFMRRTTPLLNLLRLDPWTQSRDLPPAPAQTFRQWHNQQSNKK